Sequence from the Pelodiscus sinensis isolate JC-2024 chromosome 30, ASM4963464v1, whole genome shotgun sequence genome:
AAAGCCAATCTCTGCCATTCCTTAAAGGGGAGATTTTCCAACACTCCCGCCCACCCGCCTGGCGCCTTTTGCTGAGCAGATCCCAGAAGATTTGTTGTTTTCCCGAGGGATAGTCTCACTTTTCACTTTCAACCcccaaactattttttttcattctgaaaaaTTGTCCCTTCAACATGTCCAGCAATGGAAGGAAAAAGACaggttgcacaaaaaaaaaaataaaaaaaaaatccagccaagCTGGGAAGGGAGAAAGTGCTCCCTGGGCTAGGATTCATTCAGTTGAAGCCACTTCCTCGGTCACCGATACTTCGGTGAGTCGGGAGAGGAGCAGCCCAGCCTGGTCCTTGTGGGTGGGtgaagaagcagcagccacagaagccCCGTCCGTGCCCTGCTGGGGACTGGCTGGACCAGCCTGGGGTGACGTTGGCCTGCAGAGCTGTGAATGCGAGGCAGGGCAATAGTGGACCACTCTTGGGGTGGCTGGTACTACACAGAGCAATTACTGGCCCACGTCCAGTGCTTTTGGCACCAATTCTCCACCCAACCTCTTCAGAACAGTTGATTGACCCTCCAGCCCCGTGGGCGGGGGGCAGCGTGAGGCAgaccagagcagggggcagggatcaGGCACTGGGATGCCCCAGGGAGAGCATCAGGGGGGTGGAAGTAGGCTGTGGGAGCCCCCCTTTGGGAAGGGGGGCTTAGTCCCTGTCCAGGGAGTTGAAGGAGCCCTTTGTATGGCCCCGCAGGTGAGATCATCGGGCAAggaagcccagccccactccaggccctacATGGCCTTTCTGGACATCCAGCATGGAGAGGAGACTTATCGCTGCGGCGGGTTCCTGGTGGCGGAGAACTTTGTGCTGACGGCCGCTCACTGCCAGGGCGAGTaagtgcctctgggctgggaAGTGGGGGCGGGTGGGGTCagtggcggtgggggagggggagctgggaacTGTGGCATGGGcatggggggcagaggatgggtagagaggccaggctgggggaaaggaTCTCAGGGATCTGATCTTTTATGGGGCCGTCAGTGAGTCTCTAGGGCTTCTGCAAaccgcagcccagccccagggctgggtACATCAATGAGGCTGTGGCCAGTTGCCCCAGCTGGGGTCTGTAGCATGGCCCAGTATGGTGCAGGGAGTGGtcacagccccagggcagctgtgcagggcactgggctggggggaggggtcagtacAGCAGGAAGGAGTGATGGGGATGCAAAGGAGATGAGACACAGGGACATCAGTATGTAAGAGCaaatcccctgccccctgcccccgaccccctgACAATCCCTGTGTTGCGTTTGGTGTTTACAGCCGGATCACTGTGTACCTGGGAGCCCATAACATCCGCCAACAGGAACGGAGCCGACGAGATCCCTGTGCGCCGGCAGATCCCCCATCGGCAATACAATAGGGAGACCTTAAACAATGACATcatgctgctgcaggtaccgccccatcccatcccccgcccccagtgacctcacactgctgcaggtaccacccccatcccatcccccgcccccagtgacctcacgctgctgcaggtactgcccccatcccatcccccacccccagtgacctcacactgctgcaggtaccgcccccatcccatcccccacccccagtgacctcacactgatgcaggtaccgccccccatcccttcccccacccccagtgacctcacactgctgcaacATTGATCTTATTGCATGCCCGTGGCCCGTCTGACTCTGACATTCCCGTCTTCCTTGTGCTCTCTCAGCTGAAGTCCAATGCGGAGCTGAACAGCTGGGTTGATATAGTGAAGCTGCCGAACGTGAAAGAGAAAGTGAAACCTTACACCGTCTGCAGCATCGCTGGCTGGGGCTTCACCAGCACAGAGAGTTCCTATTACCCAGACATGCTCCAGGAGGTGGAGGTGCAGGTGATGCCGGATGCCGCATGTCCGAGGAAACCTGTTTGGCTATATGGTCACTACAGCCCCAAGACCATGATGTGTGTGGGGAACCCCTCCTACTGCAGGGACTCTGCCCAGGTAAGTCCCCTGCCTGCTTCTGGGTGTCTTCATGAATCTGTGTGATGAGTGAGGTGTTGGTGGGTGGCAGGTCGAGTGGTGACCAGGCCGTGCCCGGTGCTGGAGAGGTGAAGGGGAACACTTCTACTCTTCttttggggagctgcaggaaccaGCTTGACCGGGAACGGGGTGAGTTGCTGAGCCTGGGACTCGAGGTGTAAGCAGAGCCAGGGAAGACATCAGGGGTGTCACGGGGCCGGGTATCAGCGGGGACTGACTCCTGGGGCTGTTTTCCATCTGTGGCTTGTTCTGTTTCACAGGGCGACTCCGGGGGGCCCCTGGTGTGTGATGACACAGCCCAGGGCATCGTCTCCTGGGGGCCTTGCAAAGCTCCCGGCGTTTACATGAAAATCTCCGCCTTTTTGCCTTGGCTCAAAAAGATAATGAAGAGGCTGCGGGACAGACCCCGGCTGTGAATCCCTGCCTAGGCCGGAGCTGCGCCGCTTGTTTGCTTTGGAAGTGCCCGGATGTGGGGCAGCATTCCAGGGGGCTGAGTCCACTCCCCTAAGCTGACTGATCTCCCCCCGTCCTTGGTCCACTCAGGCAGCCCTCAGCCTATGAGCATCCAGGCAGGAGCTGAGAGGGTTTAggagctctgtcgacagaaggtgttattgcctgtaacactgcgtccagactacggagttctgtcgacaaagcggcttgctttgtcgacaaaacgcagtagtctagatgtaccctaagggtccCTGCAAGGTCCGATTGGCCCACAGCTGGAGATCTTGCTGCTGGCCCTATAAATCCCCCAGGGTTCAGACTCAAGGCCTGCTGATTTCCCTAGATATTGGTGCTCATGCAGATCCTGGTCCTGATGCTGAGAACCGCCAGCCGTGGGGCCGGTGAGTACGCAGGGACGGGATCCCATGGGGAACAGAGCCGGGAGCTCTCTGGGCTGGCTGCAaatcccagctcctccccagagtcagAGGCTTCTGTCAGAATGATGGCTGGTTCCCGGGACCCAACTAGGGGATggtgtggaggtgggggtggaggatcCATGTCCTGGTTTGTTCTGCAGGGCGACTCCGGCGGCCCCCTGGTGTGCAATGGAAAAGCCCAGGGAATGGTCTCCCGGCTATTCATCGCTGGGAAAATCCCTGGCATGTACACCAGAGTCTCTGCTTTTATCAGTTGGATCCAGGATGAAATGAGTCAGCTTCAGGCCTGAGTCCCCCCAGGGGTCACTGC
This genomic interval carries:
- the LOC142821264 gene encoding LOW QUALITY PROTEIN: granzyme H-like (The sequence of the model RefSeq protein was modified relative to this genomic sequence to represent the inferred CDS: inserted 2 bases in 1 codon), with the translated sequence MAPQVRSSGKEAQPHSRPYMAFLDIQHGEETYRCGGFLVAENFVLTAAHCQGDRITVYLGAHNIRQQERSRXEIPVRRQIPHRQYNRETLNNDIMLLQLKSNAELNSWVDIVKLPNVKEKVKPYTVCSIAGWGFTSTESSYYPDMLQEVEVQVMPDAACPRKPVWLYGHYSPKTMMCVGNPSYCRDSAQGDSGGPLVCDDTAQGIVSWGPCKAPGVYMKISAFLPWLKKIMKRLRDRPRL